The following are encoded in a window of Castanea sativa cultivar Marrone di Chiusa Pesio chromosome 5, ASM4071231v1 genomic DNA:
- the LOC142636568 gene encoding uncharacterized protein LOC142636568, producing MPKVRRKPSLSADQPRASAYPEQCIPEEKLESANDVKEWEEARCPICMEHPHNAVLLMCSSHEKGCRSYMCNTSYRHSNCLDQFCKSFAPHASISLLQEIPLTSRDSQRREDGWQHGQTMHCGSPLQPKLVCPLCRGEIHGYIIVEPARNFMNSKGRSCSSETCDFTGTYSELRKHARSEHPSVRPSEVDPMRQSDWTRLESERIWEDVLSSLHPEFGEETSEEHIFSAGLDDFAVFHFEFLILSILLNYPSDGEQLHNRRSGRMSRVDYDYDLEASPIAGRNNNLLSDSMTQPRQIARRAHDYPSRAIRGGSNTSARVPLLQQTSGWSSESNSHSSQSRSYIPSYSRPRFRQMPAQSSGSMRSYPRQLTENMPHSRRLHWRGERQSPYDWRCERWSPYNNRR from the coding sequence ATGCCAAAGGTTAGAAGAAAGCCTTCCTTGTCTGCTGATCAGCCTAGGGCATCTGCATACCCTGAGCAATGTATACCAGAAGAAAAATTGGAATCAGCCAATGATGTGAAGGAATGGGAAGAAGCTAGATGCCCAATCTGCATGGAACACCCTCATAATGCGGTTCTTTTAATGTGTTCCTCCCATGAGAAGGGCTGTCGGTCCTACATGTGCAACACCAGCTACAGGCACTCCAATTGTCTCGATCAGTTTTGTAAGTCTTTTGCACCACATGCCTCAATATCACTACTGCAAGAAATTCCTCTCACAAGCAGAGACTCTCAGAGAAGGGAAGATGGGTGGCAGCATGGGCAAACAATGCATTGTGGGAGCCCATTGCAGCCAAAGCTTGTCTGCCCTCTTTGTCGGGGAGAGATCCATGGATACATTATAGTAGAGCCAGCTCGTAACTTCATGAATTCCAAAGGAAGGAGTTGTTCTTCTGAGACATGTGATTTTACTGGGACCTATTCAGAACTCCGGAAGCATGCAAGGTCTGAACACCCTTCTGTCCGGCCATCAGAGGTGGACCCTATGCGACAGAGTGATTGGACAAGATTGGAAAGTGAGAGGATCTGGGAGGACGTCCTTAGCTCACTTCATCCGGAATTTGGGGAAGAGACTAGTGAAGAACACATTTTCTCAGCAGGTCTTGATGACTTTGCTGTGTTTCATTTTGAGTTTCTTATTTTATCCATTCTGCTCAATTATCCAAGTGATGGAGAACAGTTGCATAATAGGAGATCAGGGAGAATGTCAAGGGTAGACTATGATTATGATCTGGAGGCCAGTCCTATTGCTGGAAGGAACAACAATTTGTTGTCAGACAGTATGACACAGCCACGGCAAATTGCTCGACGGGCACATGATTATCCCAGTCGTGCCATTAGGGGGGGCAGCAATACATCAGCACGTGTGCCTCTTCTACAACAAACATCTGGGTGGTCATCAGAAAGTAACTCCCATTCTTCACAGAGTAGGTCCTATATTCCCTCCTACAGTAGGCCCCGCTTCCGGCAAATGCCTGCACAGTCATCTGGGAGTATGCGAAGTTATCCTAGGCAGTTAACCGAAAATATGCCCCATTCCCGACGATTGCATTGGCGGGGTGAAAGACAGTCACCATACGACTGGCGGTGTGAAAGATGGTCACCATACAATAACCGGCGCTGA
- the LOC142633822 gene encoding uncharacterized protein LOC142633822, which yields MPSIKKKKSRGEAFDGVLVNKDPIEPTMGEKLASMNLNNFDDAQSHVEKQQPEPSLITVAQPPSADSVQVLLRQALRADDRVLLLDCLYNRDEKVIAKSVSLLNPADVLKLLQSLISIMQSRGAILACALPWLRSLLLQHASGIMSQESSLIALNSLYQLIESRVSTFESAIQMSSCLDILYTGVVDDNGDENATMVPVIYEDRDESDDEKSEDAMETDLDSSDEEASEAFDGVSDIDEVMA from the exons ATGCCATctatcaagaagaagaaaa GTCGTGGAGAGGCTTTCGATGGAGTTTTGGTTAACAAGGACCCGATTGAGCCAACAATGGGAGAGAAGCTTGCAAGTATGAATCTTAATAACTTTGATGATGCCCAGAGCCATGTTGAGAAGCAGCAGCCAGAGCCTTCTCTAATTACAGTGGCGCAGCCTCCGAGTGCAGATTCAGTTCAGGTGCTGCTTAGGCAGGCCTTACGTGCCGATGATCGTGTGCTCTTGTTAGATTGCTTGTACAACCGAGACGAAAAG GTTATTGCAAAGTCAGTTTCGTTGTTGAATCCAGCAGATGTACTCAAGCTTTTGCAGTCTTTGATATCAATTATGCAGtcaag GGGTGCAATTTTGGCATGTGCACTTCCATGGCTAAGAAGTCTGCTTCTTCAACATGCAAGTGGAATAATGTCCCAGGAATCTTCTTTAATCGCTCTGAATTCTTTATATCAG CTCATTGAGTCTAGAGTCTCAACTTTTGAATCAGCTATTCAAATGTCCAGTTGCTTGGACATCCTCTACACCGGG GTTGTGGATGATAATGGAGATGAGAATGCCACGATGGTTCCTGTAATTTATGAGGACAGGGATGAAAGTGATGATGAGAAATCTGAAGATGCCATGGAAACTGATCTAGATAGTAGTGATGAGGAAGCGTCAGAGGCATTTGATGGTGTTAGTGACATTGATGAAGTCATGGCATGA